The proteins below are encoded in one region of Malaclemys terrapin pileata isolate rMalTer1 chromosome 8, rMalTer1.hap1, whole genome shotgun sequence:
- the PRPF38A gene encoding pre-mRNA-splicing factor 38A: protein MANRTVKDAHSIHGTNPQYLVEKIIRTRIYESKYWKEECFGLTAELVVDKAMELRYVGGVYGGNIKPTPFLCLTLKMLQIQPEKDIIVEFIKNEDFKYVRMLGALYMRLTGTAIDCYKYLEPLYNDYRKIKSQNRNGEFELMHVDEFIDELLHSERVCDIILPRLQKRYVLEEAEQLETRVSALEEDMDDVESSEEEEEEDEKLERAPSPDHRRRGYRDLDKPRRSPALRYRRSRSRSPRRRSRSPKRRSPSPRRERHRSKSPRRHRSRSRERRHRSRSKSPGHHRSHRHRSHSKSPERSKKSHKKSRRGNE from the exons ATGGCGAACCGGACGGTGAAGGATGCGCACAGCATCCACGGCACCAACCCGCAGTACCTGGTGGAGAAGATCATCCGCACCCGCATCTATGAGTCCAAGTACTGGAAGGAGGAGTGTTTCGGCCTCACGG CTGAACTGGTGGTGGATAAAGCCATGGAACTGAGATATGTTGGTGGCGTTTATGGTGGAAACATCAAGCCTACACCATTCCTCTGCTTGACCCTGAAAATGCTGCAGATCCAGCCTGAAAAGGACATCATTGTTGAGTTTATAAAGAATGAGGATTTCAA ATATGTCAGAATGCTTGGAGCATTGTATATGAGATTGACAGGCACTGCCATTGACTGCTACAAGTACCTTGAACCACTGTACAATGACTACCgaaaaataaaaagtcaaaacaGAAATGGGG AATTTGAGCTGATGCATGTGGATGAGTTTATTGATGAACTTCTTCACAGTGAACGTGTATGTGATATCATTTTGCCTCGATTGCAG AAACGTTATGTTCTGGAAGAAGCTGAACAATTGGAGACTCGGGTTAGTGCTTTAGAAGAAGATATGGATGATGTAGAgtccagtgaggaggaggaggaggaagatgagaaG ctgGAGAGGGCACCTTCCCCTGATCATCGCAGAAGAGGCTACAGAGACCTAGACAAGCCCCGCAGATCTCCAGCTCTACGATACAGGAGGAGTCGAAGCAGGTCTCCAAGAAG GCGAAGCAGATCTCCAAAGAGGAGAAG CCCCTCACCTCGTCGGGAGAGACATCGCAGCAAAAGCCCAAGGCGACACCGGAGCAGGTCCAGGGAGAGGCGCCACAGATCAAGATCTAAATCTCCAG GGCATCATCGTAGCCACCGACACAGAAGCCATTCTAAGTCACCTGAAAG ATCTAAGAAAAGCCATAAGAAGAGTCGGCGAGGGAATGAATAA